A single region of the Sphingobium sp. TKS genome encodes:
- a CDS encoding IS91 family transposase has protein sequence MRTSLEVADIFRSAGPAYRSARAGHLSLHQLKIMSAVEYCRTSAMGGHVEACTDCGHWRIAYNSCRNRHCPKCQSAAARTWLAEREADLLPVGYFHVVFTLPAEVASIALQNKRELYDLLFRAASQTMQTIAADPKHLGARIGITAVLHSWGSALTHHPHIHMIVPGGGLSLDGERWISARPAFLLPVRVLGALFRRLFLTRLLDLHQAGKLGFFGGMAHLADRRAFLRHLSPVRKKRWVVYAKPPFAGPEAVLAYLSRYIHRVAISNSRLLAFDGDKVVFRYKDYRRNGTDRQQVMTLAAEEFIRRFLLHDLPRGFHRIRHYGLLASGARRENLERARRLLGTEPPAAEEMPPDASGSCPPCPCCGGNMVIIETFERRYHPRGPPSPPAPTGRTTS, from the coding sequence ATCGCAGCGCGCGCGCCGGTCATCTGAGCTTGCACCAGCTGAAGATCATGTCGGCGGTTGAATATTGTCGTACGTCAGCGATGGGCGGGCATGTGGAAGCCTGCACAGACTGTGGTCATTGGCGCATCGCCTATAATAGCTGTCGCAACCGGCACTGCCCAAAGTGCCAAAGCGCAGCCGCACGCACATGGCTGGCCGAGCGCGAAGCCGACCTGCTGCCGGTCGGCTATTTCCATGTCGTCTTCACCCTTCCCGCTGAGGTCGCTTCCATCGCGCTGCAGAACAAGAGGGAGCTCTACGACCTGCTGTTTCGTGCCGCATCTCAAACCATGCAAACCATCGCTGCTGACCCAAAACACCTCGGCGCGCGCATCGGCATCACGGCGGTGCTCCACAGCTGGGGTTCAGCCCTGACCCACCATCCGCATATCCACATGATAGTGCCCGGAGGCGGGCTCTCGCTCGACGGCGAACGTTGGATCTCAGCCCGCCCGGCGTTCCTGCTACCCGTGCGCGTATTGGGAGCTCTTTTCCGCCGCCTGTTCCTGACGCGGCTCCTCGATCTCCACCAGGCCGGCAAGCTTGGCTTCTTCGGCGGTATGGCACATCTCGCCGACCGCCGGGCTTTCCTGCGTCACCTGTCTCCGGTGCGAAAGAAGCGCTGGGTGGTCTATGCCAAGCCACCCTTTGCCGGTCCCGAAGCGGTACTCGCCTATTTGTCGCGCTACATCCACCGCGTGGCCATTTCGAACAGCCGGCTTCTCGCCTTCGACGGGGACAAGGTCGTCTTCCGCTACAAAGACTACCGCCGCAACGGCACAGACCGGCAACAGGTCATGACGCTTGCCGCCGAGGAGTTCATTCGCCGCTTCCTGCTGCACGACCTGCCCAGAGGCTTCCATCGTATCCGTCATTACGGCCTGCTCGCCAGCGGTGCTCGAAGGGAGAATCTCGAACGGGCTCGCCGCCTGCTGGGGACGGAGCCACCCGCCGCCGAAGAAATGCCGCCGGACGCTTCAGGCTCATGTCCGCCATGCCCATGCTGCGGTGGCAACATGGTCATCATCGAGACCTTTGAGCGACGGTATCACCCACGCGGACCGCCATCTCCGCCGGCGCCCACCGGGAGAACAACGTCGTGA